Genomic DNA from Gammaproteobacteria bacterium:
ACACCCGCGCACCACACCCGGCCCGTCCGTGAACGGGCCGGCTCCGGGCTGAGGCGCTTTGCCGCGCGGGCGGACTGGGCCAGACGAAACCCCCTGTTGTTGTTCCTGTTGCCGGGGTTGTTCCTGTTACGGTTTGCCGAGCGAAGGTTCCTCGGTTTGTTGTTCCAGGAGCCGCCGCGCAGAACGCGCTGCTCGCCTAAGGAAACCCTGAACAAATGAGCGAGATGGATGCAGCGCAAGGCGCACGGAGCGCAGCGACCGAGACATATCAGGTAGATAGGCGAGGGAGAGAGCACCGCGCAACGCAGCGATGCGCCGTCGCAGCCATTTGTTCAGGGTTTCCTTAACGGCCCGGTCCCCGCTGGAATAGTACCCCGGAAAAGATCCGCTTGCGCAGTCCGTGCGTGTCGGCGTGGCCGGCGTGCTTCGAGACGCAGGTTCGCACGGCGAAGCACCGCTTGTTTGTCCCGCGACCAGGCGGCCTCGACCAGCAGTTCGAGGACCTCCAGCAGGCTGGTTTCCAGCCGCTCACCCAAGGTAAAGCGCCGGGCGCGTGGAAAACGGTCCAGTTGCGGAATCATCCATAACAGGATCTGGTGGCAGGCCTGTACGGCCTGCGGGGTCGAATCGGTCATGACAACATGAAGATCAAATCAAGAACAAAAACACAAAGGGTAAAAGGACAAAGAAAAAAGGGCTACAGGTCCTGGGCCAGACGAAACCCCCAGTAGTTGTCCCAGAAGCCGGGGTAGAACCAGCGGTACGCCGAGCGAAGGAACCCCGGGCCGTAGCTCCAGGAGCAGCCGCGCAGAACGCGCCGCTGGCAAACTCCACCGTCCTCCTCACCCCAGGGCTTGCTGCCATCCTCCGGCGCGCCTTGGTAGTTCTCATGCCAGCAGTCCTGCACCCACTCCCAGACGTTACCCGCCGTATCCGAAAGGCCGAAAGGGTTTGCCGGGAAAGATCCGACCGGAGCGGTCTGTTTGTCGTCCCATCGGCTGCCGCAACCGTCGCAGTTGGCGCGGTTCCTTCCCACGTCGTTTCCCCACCAGTAGGCGGTCCGCGTTCCCGCGCGCGCGGCGTACTCCCACTCGGCCTCGGTGGGCAGGCGGTAGCGCTTTCCGGTCTGCTCGGAAAGCCATGTCGCGTATTTCTTCGCGGCCTCCCAGGAGACGTTGACGACGGGCCGGTTGCCCCGTCCCCATCCCCGGTCATTCGGCGGATCGATTCCCTTCCCTTTGGCAAACCGATCGAACTCCGCGAAGGTCACCTCGTACCTGCCGATCGCGAAGGGCTTCGCAAAGCGTACTGTGCGTATTGGTCGCTCATCTGAGTTACCTCCCCCCTGGAGGTCGCCCATTTCAAACTCACCCGCTGGAACACGCACCATCTCCGGACAGAATTCACAGTCCTTGAA
This window encodes:
- a CDS encoding four helix bundle protein produces the protein MTDSTPQAVQACHQILLWMIPQLDRFPRARRFTLGERLETSLLEVLELLVEAAWSRDKQAVLRRANLRLEARRPRRHARTAQADLFRGTIPAGTGPLRKP
- a CDS encoding SUMF1/EgtB/PvdO family nonheme iron enzyme, whose protein sequence is MLSPSPIYLICLGRCAPCALRCIHLAHLFRVSLGEQRVLRGGSWNNKPRNLRSANRNRNNPGNRNNNRGFRLAQSARAAKRLSPEPARSRTGRVWCAGVHESGSRPRREGSAE